The following proteins are co-located in the Phragmites australis chromosome 10, lpPhrAust1.1, whole genome shotgun sequence genome:
- the LOC133930316 gene encoding calmodulin-binding receptor kinase CaMRLK-like, with product MPLRVHQLLLLLVLLLLATSAPAYVSSSSSSCAGRDDAAIVATAFRYVRNFRSPSVKACQPVRELRLPSRNLTGAVSWAALANLSALAALDLSGNALQGAIPGAFWRAQSLRAVDVSRNQLGGELRMEQNPRLESLNVSGNRFTGVEGVEGLARLGTLDVSGNRIRVVPHGLRRLTRVRRLDLSGNAMQGRFPGDLPPLAGVRLLNVSYNKFSGVVDSGAVKKFGRSAFLHAGNASLVFWENSTAPPRRSSQPPHGTSRKKDSGRTERKTMRRSNRRKHLSVVAVAVICGAVSLAVLLCLAGCVACGALRCRKNGGKNDVEKKGQWGDKGDEEVVVVAAAKGASAAPVVLFERPLMELTLADLAAATSGFGRESQLAERGGRSGAAYRAVLLGDLHVVVRVVEGGMAGLGEDDNPVAAVTAFRELARLRHPNILPLLGYCIAGKEKLLLYEYMEKGDFHRWLHELPAGQPVMDNTSSGDIWEVAEDKRSISDWPTRHRIALGIARGLAFLHQGWAGSGRAVVHGHLVPTNILLGDNLEPRISDFGHLNTKSTFEGDVYSFGVLVLELMTGQARWDETSVSWVRGIIRDGKGLDIVDPRVHVEVVGAEMEREMVECLRMGYLCTAHSPDKRPTMQQVVGVLKDIRAAPATASQPA from the exons ATGCCACTCCGCGTCCACcaactcctgctcctgctcgtGCTACTCCTCCTGGCCACCTCTGCTCCGGCCTAtgtctcctcctcgtcctcttctTGCGCCGGCCGCGACGATGCAGCCATCGTCGCCACCGCGTTCCGGTACGTGCGCAACTTCAGGTCACCGAGCGTGAAGGCATGCCAGCCGGTCCGGGAGCTGCGCCTGCCGTCACGGAACCTCACGGGCGCCGTGTCGTGGGCGGCGCTCGCCAACCTGTCCGCGCTCGCCGCGCTCGACCTCTCCGGGAACGCGCTCCAGGGTGCCATCCCCGGCGCCTTCTGGCGCGCGCAGTCGCTCCGCGCCGTGGACGTCTCCCGCAACCAGCTCGGCGGCGAGCTCAGGATGGAGCAGAACCCGCGGCTCGAGTCCCTCAACGTATCCGGCAACCGCTTCACCGGCGTTGAGGGGGTGGAAGGGCTCGCGCGGCTCGGCACGCTTGACGTGTCTGGGAACAGGATCCGGGTGGTGCCGCATGGGCTCCGGCGGTTAACGCGGGTGAGACGGCTCGACCTCTCCGGGAACGCGATGCAGGGGAGGTTCCCGGGCGACTTGCCGCCGCTCGCTGGGGTACGTTTACTGAATGTCTCGTACAACAAGTTCTCCGGCGTGGTGGATTCCGGCGCCGTCAAGAAGTTCGGCCGCTCAGCGTTCTTGCACGCCGGGAACGCGTCGCTGGTGTTCTGGGAGAACTCGACAGCGCCACCGCGACGTTCATCGCAGCCTCCTCATGGAACAAGTAGAAAGAAGGATTCAGGGAGGACGGAAAGGAaaacgatgaggaggagcaacAGAAGGAAGCATTTGAGCGTCGTGGCGGTGGCGGTAATATGCGGGGCTGTGTCCCTGGCCGTGCTGCTCTGCTTGGCCGGGTGCGTGGCGTGCGGTGCGCTGAGGTGCAGAAAAAATGGAGGCAAGAACGATGTGGAGAAGAAGGGGCAATGGGGCGACAAGGGCGACGAGGAGGTTGTCGTGGTCGCGGCGGCGAAGGGCGCCTCGGCAGCGCCGGTGGTGCTGTTCGAGCGGCCGCTGATGGAGCTCACGCTGGCCGACCTGGCCGCGGCCACGTCCGGGTTCGGGCGCGAATCGCAGCTTGCGGAGCGCGGCGGCCGCAGCGGAGCCGCGTACCGCGCCGTGCTCCTCGGGGACCTGCACGTCGTCGTGCGAGTCGTGGAGGGCGGCATGGCCGGGCTCGGGGAGGATGACAACCCGGTGGCCGCCGTCACTGCGTTCCGGGAGCTCGCGCGGCTCCGGCACCCGAACATTCTTCCACTCCTTGGCTACTGCATTGCAG GTAAGGAGAAGCTCCTACTGTATGAGTACATGGAGAAAGGCGACTTCCACCGGTGGCTACACGAGCTGCCAGCAGGGCAGCCAGTCATGGACAACACCAGCAGCGGTGACATCTGGGAGGTGGCGGAGGACAAGCGGTCTATATCCGATTGGCCGACCCGACATCGCATCGCGCTAGGGATTGCCCGGGGGCTCGCCTTCTTGCACCAGGGATGGGCCGGGTCGGGACGAGCCGTCGTGCACGGCCACTTGGTGCCAACCAACATCCTCCTCGGTGACAACCTAGAGCCTCGAATATCCGACTTCGGTCATCTTAACACCAAGTCAACGTTTGAGGGCGATGTATACAGCTTCGGCGTGTTAGTGCTGGAGCTCATGACCGGTCAGGCCAGGTGGGACGAGACTTCAGTGAGCTGGGTGCGAGGGATCATCCGTGACGGGAAGGGGTTGGACATCGTGGATCCAAGAGTGCACGTTGAGGTGGTCGGGGCGGAGATGGAGCGGGAGATGGTGGAGTGCCTGCGGATGGGGTACCTCTGCACGGCGCACTCGCCGGACAAGAGGCCGACGATGCAGCAGGTAGTGGGGGTGCTCAAGGACATCCGAGCGGCACCTGCCACGGCCAGCCAGCCAGCGTGA